Proteins encoded together in one Pseudomonas sp. Seg1 window:
- a CDS encoding phospholipase translates to MSDFKPDYIPLHEWMTIPQFDNLSLYEMTLPGTHNAGCDWQASYAPTVKNWVACQDISFYSQLYRGSRVLDVRLSYRGSAQGFNRFRFQHNGYLSSRTLEDLIRDLKTFLVERPGEFIILDFHKLDKGDGDFNFTEFSDLMLQHLGERMIPTANRYMTLGQLRQASPLQRILVAGSLPYNSGNRFFHSSIGHKWINQKVVSTTALHKYITQVMSEPMSRDRLWSLSATSFTVGGPQRILEDLDVWFDPAKTNWAKKCNIINFDFIKDSKIVLFCHAANVEKAKEKSLLTARAQTV, encoded by the coding sequence ATGAGCGATTTCAAACCCGATTACATCCCTCTGCACGAATGGATGACGATACCGCAATTCGACAACTTGTCTCTGTACGAAATGACCTTGCCAGGCACGCATAATGCGGGTTGTGACTGGCAAGCTTCCTACGCGCCTACCGTTAAAAACTGGGTAGCCTGCCAGGATATTTCCTTCTACTCACAACTCTATCGTGGCTCCCGAGTTCTGGATGTCCGACTGAGTTATCGAGGCTCCGCCCAAGGATTCAATCGCTTTCGCTTTCAACACAATGGATATCTCTCCTCGCGAACCCTTGAAGACCTCATACGCGATCTGAAAACGTTTCTTGTGGAGCGCCCCGGCGAATTCATCATTCTGGACTTTCACAAACTGGACAAAGGCGACGGTGATTTTAACTTCACCGAGTTCAGTGACCTGATGCTGCAACATCTCGGTGAGCGGATGATTCCTACCGCCAACCGGTACATGACACTTGGGCAACTCAGGCAAGCAAGTCCTCTGCAAAGAATCCTCGTAGCAGGAAGCTTGCCTTATAACTCGGGAAACCGTTTTTTTCATTCATCGATAGGTCACAAGTGGATCAACCAAAAAGTGGTTTCCACGACCGCTCTGCATAAATACATAACACAGGTCATGAGCGAACCTATGAGTAGAGACCGCCTGTGGTCGCTATCGGCTACAAGTTTTACCGTGGGAGGTCCGCAACGCATTCTCGAAGATCTGGACGTATGGTTCGACCCTGCCAAAACGAACTGGGCTAAAAAGTGCAACATCATCAATTTCGACTTTATTAAAGACTCGAAGATCGTGCTTTTCTGCCATGCCGCCAATGTTGAGAAAGCCAAAGAGAAATCGCTGTTAACAGCTCGCGCGCAGACTGTTTGA
- a CDS encoding glycosyltransferase codes for MSQPVTTKVLVIGYVWPEPQSSAASGHVMQILDTFLQQGWDITFSSPAGPGEHKADLSALGIREVPIELNNSSFDVFISELAPDIVLFDQFMMEEQFGWRVEKYCPDALRVLETSDLQSLRHARHQRLKDHLKASPDQDDFSALFAPALREEFELMADTDLAKREIAALYRCDLNLMISEVEIELLVEQFGLPRQLLHWCPLMIAPPTTATKAFEERAHFLSIGNFRHAPNWDAVLWMKSTIWPLIRQQLPQAQLHIYGAYTPPKATALHNAAQGFHVMNWAEDALQVMSDARICLAPLRFGAGIKGKLVDAMLCGTPSVTTPIGAEGMHGDLPWPGAVTHTATEFANQAVQLYKDKARWQAAQKAGDHLLGERYQHIVHGPALIEKLRYCQEHLTVLRNNNFTGSMLRHHMHKSTQYMSQWIEAKNRTL; via the coding sequence ATGTCTCAGCCAGTCACCACCAAAGTTCTGGTCATCGGATACGTTTGGCCCGAGCCCCAATCCTCGGCGGCCAGCGGGCATGTCATGCAGATCCTCGACACCTTCTTGCAGCAGGGTTGGGACATTACCTTCAGCAGCCCCGCCGGCCCGGGTGAGCACAAGGCTGACCTGAGCGCGCTGGGCATTCGCGAAGTGCCCATTGAACTCAACAACAGCAGTTTCGACGTATTCATCAGCGAACTGGCCCCGGATATCGTGCTGTTCGATCAGTTCATGATGGAGGAGCAGTTCGGCTGGCGTGTCGAGAAGTACTGCCCCGATGCCTTGCGGGTACTGGAAACCTCCGATCTGCAAAGCCTGCGTCACGCCCGCCATCAACGCCTCAAGGATCACCTGAAAGCCAGTCCCGATCAGGACGACTTCAGCGCTTTGTTCGCCCCGGCACTGCGCGAAGAGTTTGAACTGATGGCCGACACCGACCTGGCCAAACGGGAAATCGCCGCGCTGTACCGCTGTGACTTGAATCTGATGATCTCCGAGGTGGAAATCGAGCTGCTCGTCGAGCAATTCGGCTTGCCGCGCCAGTTGCTGCATTGGTGCCCGCTGATGATTGCCCCTCCCACCACTGCCACAAAAGCATTCGAGGAGCGGGCGCATTTCCTCAGCATCGGTAACTTCCGCCATGCGCCAAACTGGGACGCAGTGCTGTGGATGAAATCCACGATCTGGCCGTTGATTCGCCAGCAACTTCCTCAGGCACAACTGCACATTTATGGCGCCTACACCCCGCCGAAAGCCACGGCGCTGCACAACGCGGCGCAGGGTTTTCATGTGATGAACTGGGCAGAAGATGCGTTGCAGGTCATGTCCGATGCGCGCATTTGCCTGGCACCGTTGCGATTCGGCGCGGGCATCAAAGGCAAGCTGGTTGACGCGATGCTGTGCGGTACGCCGAGTGTCACGACACCGATTGGCGCTGAGGGCATGCACGGCGATCTGCCCTGGCCCGGAGCTGTCACGCACACGGCGACGGAGTTCGCAAACCAAGCCGTTCAGCTTTATAAGGACAAGGCACGTTGGCAAGCGGCGCAAAAGGCAGGAGACCATTTGCTCGGGGAACGTTACCAACACATCGTCCATGGCCCGGCTCTTATTGAAAAACTGCGCTATTGCCAAGAGCATTTAACAGTACTTAGAAACAATAACTTTACTGGCAGCATGCTGCGTCACCACATGCATAAAAGCACTCAGTACATGTCTCAATGGATTGAGGCAAAAAATCGCACCTTATAA
- a CDS encoding response regulator — MSATASTILVVEDDDIVRMLIVDVLEELEFTVLEADGSEQALEILEDPEKHIDLMMTDVGLPGMDGRELANEARKLRPALPILFASGYAESLDVPEGMHIIGKPFSIDQLRDKVQSILD; from the coding sequence ATGTCCGCCACCGCTTCCACCATCCTTGTCGTAGAAGACGATGACATCGTGCGCATGCTGATCGTCGATGTGCTGGAGGAATTGGAATTTACAGTGCTGGAGGCGGATGGCAGCGAGCAGGCGCTGGAAATTCTCGAAGATCCGGAGAAGCACATTGATCTGATGATGACCGATGTCGGCTTGCCGGGGATGGATGGCCGTGAACTGGCTAACGAAGCACGCAAGCTGCGCCCTGCTCTGCCGATTCTGTTTGCCAGCGGTTATGCGGAAAGTCTTGATGTGCCAGAAGGCATGCACATTATCGGCAAACCCTTTTCGATTGACCAATTGAGGGACAAGGTCCAAAGCATTCTGGACTGA